The genomic interval CTAGACGAGATTGCAACTCAATTACATCATCCCCAACTGCCCCCCGTTGAATAACTTGATTTGTAAAGGCATCAGTGTTGCTTTCCTGGAGTGTTAAAATCGTTCCACTTAAAAAAATGACTAAAAGAATAAATATATGTTTCTTCTTTATCATATTGCTCATTATTTTCCTCCTGATCATTAACATATTGTTATTTTTTGTAGGGAGTAAATTTTTATTCAATCAAAGGATCAATCAGCTGCAATAAAACGAAAAGTGAGCAACCATAAAAAGAGCAACCGGTTGAAAATATCTCTTACCGTATTAAGAAGAATTGAAGGCATTTTTCGGTCTTTATAGAGTACAAAAGAAACTTTTATCTAAAATTAAAAATCAATAAATAAATGTTCTTCAATTATAGGGAGCAAGAATTGAAAAAAAATGGACTGTTTCAACAGTCCATTTTTTTGGTTATTAATCTTTTAATAACTTCTTATCAGTTTTTCCATTGGTCATTCTCTATCTATTTCAACTTTTAATAGAAGAATCCTTAAAATCAAGTACAGAACAGTACGAAAAAAAAGAATATCAAAAAACTGTTCGACATCGACATATTTTTACAAAATTGCTGCCTTATTTGTCCTATATTAATAATTGCCTTGATTATTTCGTTCAATGAAATAAGTTTGGTTTAAGTAGTCTAATAAAAAATATGATTAAAATCAGTGTTTTAATCACATCTGGATTAACTGTTTATACTTTAATTATGAAGTGGAAGGGGTTTTGTATGAAATATACTTGTCCTTGCTGTGGATATAAATCATTAAATGAAGAACCAACTGATACATATGCAATTTGCAGGATATGCTTTTGGGAAGATGACGGTTTACAATTTCGAGATCCTGATTACGAAGACGGAGCAAATGGAGTTTCATTAAGGCAAGCACAGAAGAACTTCATTAAGTTTGGAGCATGTGATGAGGACTGTATTGAATTTGTAAGGAAGCCAAATAAGAAAGATATAAAAGAACCTCATTGGAAACCGTTTATTTAGAAAAAGTTATAGAGCTAAACTAGAAGCTTTAGTGATCTTCAATAATCGGGCGCTATCCTGGAACAAGGATCAGCGCTTATTTCATTTTAGGGCCAGATAATTGAAAAAGGAATACTGGAATGATTGAAGAATTTGTAGAACAAAGATGTAGCTGTATATTAAGGATCGCATTTTCTTATTCAAATAACGGGGTAGAAGTGTGTAATAAAGAAGCATTGTTCACCGCCAACTAGCTAATCAATATTAATCAGCTTGATGCATTTACATTAATTCTCAATAAATAGGGGATGATGTTAGTAAAACACTCGAAAGGGTTTGTTTTAATGCACGTCGCTATTGCGGTTCTAACTATTGTAGCTTCCTTTAAGTGGGGAAACTGGAAAAACTGGAGACAATACCATGCCAGTATGTTTTTTATTGCCACGGGAGGATTACTGTACGAATATATTGTAAAAGAAAATACCTTATGGAAGTTCCACCCTGATTTTTTATACGGACATGAAATGGTCGTAATTGTATATGCTTTAATCACGATGCCTGTTAGTCTCTTGCTATTTCTTTCCCATTTTCCAGAGGGATTGTTTAAACGAGCATTTTACATATTGATTTGGTCTGGAATTTACATTATTTTTGAGTGGACATTATTGGTGTTCGGAAGAATCTCTTATCAAAATGGATGGAAATTTTGGTATTCTTTTTTATTTGATATTGTCATGTTTTCAGTAATTGCACTGCATCAGTTTAAACCATTCCGAGCTTATATCATATCTTTATTAATTATCATCTTCTTAATAAATTACTTTAATATTCCTTTTAAGTTCAGTAAATGACGCTTATTAAACTATCGGGTGCGATTCTTAAAGATCTGGCTGCACAAACGGAAGCCTTTTTCTTATTCGACTAAAGTGGCAGGTTAGTTTAACAACTATAAATTGAATAGTTTTAAGTTTTAAAAAGGCATTTCCTTTGTAATGAGAAATGCTTTTTATTTTTGTCATAAATTATTTATCAATAAAAATGGATTAAAAATAAATAAAAATTTATTGAAAAACAATAAATAATGTGTTAAATTTCAAAATGACAATAAATAAGAGAGGTGCTTTTTATGAAACGAGGTTCAACATTATTTTTAAAGATAGCTGTTATCTGTATTGGCATTCCTATTCTTGCTTTGTGCATATTTTTGTTGCCTCAGATAGCGAATGAAGCAATTGAAGAAGCAAAAAAGGGTGCAGAGTTGGCTTATGTGGTATTTGCCATTTTAATTGTTATGTATGGATCGGCAATCCCGTTTTACTTGGCATTGTATCAAGCATTAAGACTTTTAAGTTATATTGACAAGAATCAAGCGTTCTCGGAATTATCTGTAAGAGCTCTAAAGAAAATCAAAAACTGTGCCATCACAATCAGTGGCTTGTATGTGGTAGCCCTGCCATTCGTCTATATCATAGCGGAGTGGGATGACGCGCCGGGTCTCGTATTAATCGGAATGGTCATTATTGGTGCTTCAATAGTTATCGCAGTCTTTGCTGCTGTTCTTCAAAAGCTTTTAAAAGAAGCTATCGATATAAAATCAGAAAATGATTTAACGGTCTGAGGTGATAACAATGGCGATAATAATCAATATTGATGTGATGTTAGCTAAACGAAAAATGAGCGTTACAGAACTTTCTGAGAGGGTTGGAATAACGATGGCTAATCTTTCTATATTGAAAAATGGAAAGGCAAAAGCAATTCGATTATCAACTTTAGAAGCGATTTGTAAGGCTTTAGAATGTCAACCTGGAGATATTTTAGAATACAAAAGCGACGAAGACACTCATTGAATCATAATGAACTAAGCAGGTGTTTTAGATACCACCTGCTTTACACTTTTGTTTGGGTTTTTCTTAAGTATAGTAAGATCATTGACTTTGAAGAATTTCGCTGGTTAATCAAGTGACTTGACTTATTCAGCAAATTTTCAATTGATTTTTGAGGTAGATTAAAAGATTATCAAAATAGAGACATAAAAGAGTCCATGTCCCTTATACAATATAGTTCGATGTGATTCAGTGATACTCACTTCACCAATTCTAAAACAATCACTGATAGATTGTGAATGGTTGAACTTTACTCAACGTAGCAAGATAGGTGAAAAAGTTATCAATGAAATAGTTCCTTCTATAAAAATAGAGTTTTTGGAAGTATAAAGACACCTGAATCCCATTCTGACAATATGCTGTGTCCGGAGGGTAATTGAGAGATCAACAACAACATTTTGGGGGGACAGACAATGTCAATGAAAATTCCTTTTTTCAATAATAAACAATCGAAAGAATTCTTCCATTATCCGGAAGATCATACACCAGATCATATTGCCATAATTATGGACGGAAACGGACGCTGGGCCGGGAAGCGGGGCATGCCCAGAGTTGCTGGCCATAAAGAAGGGCTATCTGCCGTCGTAAAAATTGTC from Metabacillus sediminilitoris carries:
- a CDS encoding CPCC family cysteine-rich protein; the encoded protein is MKYTCPCCGYKSLNEEPTDTYAICRICFWEDDGLQFRDPDYEDGANGVSLRQAQKNFIKFGACDEDCIEFVRKPNKKDIKEPHWKPFI
- a CDS encoding CBO0543 family protein; the encoded protein is MLVKHSKGFVLMHVAIAVLTIVASFKWGNWKNWRQYHASMFFIATGGLLYEYIVKENTLWKFHPDFLYGHEMVVIVYALITMPVSLLLFLSHFPEGLFKRAFYILIWSGIYIIFEWTLLVFGRISYQNGWKFWYSFLFDIVMFSVIALHQFKPFRAYIISLLIIIFLINYFNIPFKFSK
- a CDS encoding DUF2975 domain-containing protein translates to MKRGSTLFLKIAVICIGIPILALCIFLLPQIANEAIEEAKKGAELAYVVFAILIVMYGSAIPFYLALYQALRLLSYIDKNQAFSELSVRALKKIKNCAITISGLYVVALPFVYIIAEWDDAPGLVLIGMVIIGASIVIAVFAAVLQKLLKEAIDIKSENDLTV
- a CDS encoding helix-turn-helix domain-containing protein, coding for MAIIINIDVMLAKRKMSVTELSERVGITMANLSILKNGKAKAIRLSTLEAICKALECQPGDILEYKSDEDTH